The genomic DNA TTTGCAGACGGATGTCGGCGTCGAGATTGCTCAAACGTGGGTCAAGCAAGGCGCTGAACGCCAGGCTTTGCAAACCATCACCGGCAAGAATCGCGCAGGCTTCATCGAATTTTTTGTGGGTGGTGGGCTGGCCGCGACGCAGATCGTCGTCGTCCATTGCCGGCAAATCGTCGTGCACCAGCGAGTAAGCGTGGATCAGCTCAACCGCACACGCTGCGCCGTTGGCCTGCTCAGCCTCGCCGCCGAGCGCTTCACACGCGGCGTAAGCCAGCAGCGGACGCACGCGTTTGCCGCCGTTCATCACGCTGTAGCGCATGGCTTCATAAAGGCGCGCCAGTTCTGGCAGCGGCGCGTTGAACAGACTTTCCAGTGCCGCGTTGACCCGGGCCTGACTGGTCGCCGAATACGCTGCAATCATTCTGGCTGTTCCGCGTCGAAGGGTTCCTCGGCGAGTTCGCCATCGCGCTCCAGCAGCACTTGCACCTTCTGCTCGGCCTGGGCCAGCTCTGCCTGGCAATCACGGGTCAGCCCGATGCCCTGCTCGAAAGCGGTCAGCGAGTCTTCCAGCGACAATTCACCGTTCTCCAGACGCTCGACCAGTGTTTGCAGGTCGGCGAGGGACTGTTCGAAATCCAGTGCAGCTTTTTTGCGGGCCATGGCGGCGATTTTCCGGTTGACGTTAAACCGGCGCGACACTAGCAGATAGGGGGTTTATGGGCAAATGAGCGGGGGGCGCAGATGGATCAATGGGTGGATTCGCCTGGATAGCGGATCTGGTAGCGAGTGCTCCGCCCGCCGCCCGGAAGTCGTTGCAGGCAGCCTTTGTCCAGCAACTCC from Pseudomonas baetica includes the following:
- a CDS encoding exodeoxyribonuclease VII small subunit; translation: MARKKAALDFEQSLADLQTLVERLENGELSLEDSLTAFEQGIGLTRDCQAELAQAEQKVQVLLERDGELAEEPFDAEQPE